A stretch of DNA from Micromonospora sp. WMMD1155:
GCGCAGCGCGCGCAGGTAGTTCTCCGGCGGGCCGGGTCGCGCCGGGGTGCTCGCGGGACGGACCAGGACGCCGATGAGCAGCGCGCAGACGGCGAAGGTGGCCGCGTCGATGAGGATCGCCTCGGTCACCCCGAACACGGCGATCAGCACGCCGCCCAGCGCGGCGCCGAAGAGGGTCACCACCCGGCTCAGCCCGTCGTACGCCGAGGTCAACCGGATCAGCGGCACCCCGGCGGCCTCGGCGACCGGTCGGAACATCACGTGCTTCACCCGGTCCCCGATGCCGCGCAGCGCGCCGGCCACCGCGACCAGGGCCACCAGCGGCGCGAAGCCCAGCCACGGCGTCAGCGCGACGACCACCATGGCCACCGCGCTGCCCGCGTCGCAGAGGATCGACGTGCGGCGCAGGCCGAACCGGTCCGCCCACGGCGTGCCCAACGCGCTGGACAGCAGGTACGGCAGGGTCTCGGCGAACGCGACCAGGCCCATCTTGGTCGGACTGCCGGTGCTGACCAGCACCAGCCACGGGATCGTCACCACCGAGATGCGGGTGCCCAGGTTGGAGATCAGGTCCGCGCCGACCAGGACGACCAGTTGCCGCCGGGGCGTCACGCCCCGACCGCCGCCGCCCGCCGCGCCGCGTACCGCTCGCGGAGCGCCCGTTTGTCCACCTTCACCGACCGGTTCACCGGCAGTCGGTCGACGACCTCGACCCCGGCCGGCGCCCACATCTCGTTGAGTTCGGCGGTCACCAGGTCGATCAGCTCCGCCGGAGTGACCGTCGCGCCCGGTGCCAGCACCACGTACGCGTACGGGACCTCGCCGACCGTCTCGTCCGGTACGCCGATCACCGCGGCGGCCCGCACCTGGGGGTGCCCGGCCAGCGCGTCCTCGATCGGGCGGCAGAAGATCGCCCAGTTCCGCCGGTGCGTGACGATCATGTCGTGCGCCCGGTCGACCAGGTAGAGGTAGCCATCGTCGTCCAGGTGACCGATGTCGCGGGTACGGACCCAGCCGTCGACGAGCGTCTGCGCGGTCAACTCCGGCTGGCCGTGGTAGCCGGCGAAGCTCAGCCGGGTGTGCACCCACACCTCACCGTCGCGCCCGGTCGGCAGCACCGTGCCGTCGTCGTCGCGGATCTCGATCCGCACGTCGCCGTACGGTCGGCCGCAGGACCGCAGCCGATCCGGGTGCTCCGGGTCGTCGGTCAACCCGGGCAGCGCGGTGATCACGACGGCTTCGCTGAGGCCGTACACGATGCGCAGCACCGGACCGAACCGCGCGATGGCCTGGCGCAACCGGGCGGGCGCGGCGGGCCCGGCACCCACGTTGAACATGAACATGGCGGAGAAGTCCGCCCCGACCAGCGCCGGGTGGTCCAGTACCTCGTAGAGCATCGGCGGGGTGACGAAGGTGGAGTTGATCCGCTCCCGCTGCACGGTGTCCACGAAGGCCACCGGGTCCCAGTCGTCGCGCAGGAACAGCACCCCACCGGTGAACAGGTTGAACAGGGTGGTGATCTGCCCGCTGGCCAGCCACATCGGTGAGTGCGACAGGTGCCGCAGCAGCGGGAACCCGGCGGCGCGGAAGTCGGCGGCCAGGGTGAGGATCTGGGCGTAGAAGCTCTCGGTGTGGTGCACCAGTTTGGGGCTGCCGGTGGTGCCGCTGGTCTGCAGGAACGACTCCGGCGCCGCCCCGGGCGCCGGCGGTTCCGCCGCCTCGTCGAGGACGGTGAGGTCCGGGCCGGCGCCGCCCGCGCCCAGGCAGCACACCGGCGTGCCGGGCAGCGCGGCGGCCAGGTCCGGGCCCAGGCCGACCGGGTCGCGGGCGTCGTAGACCAGGGCGTCCGGGCGGGCCAGACGGACGAACTCGTCGACCTCCCGGCGGGAGGTGACCGGGGCGACCCACATCGTCCGGCAGCCGATCAGGTGCAGCGCGAGTTGGAGCAGCGGACCCTCCACCGCGTTCGCCACGGTCACCAGCACCGCCGCGCCGGGGCGTACACCGTGCCGGGCGAGCGTCGCGGCCATCGACCGCACCAGCGCGGCGGCCTCGGTGTAGGTGAGGCGGCGGCCCCCTCCGACCAGCGCCTCCCGGTCGCCGAAACCGGCGAAGAGGTCCAGCGCCCTGTCCACGTAGGTCGTCGTGTCCCCGGGTGTGTCAGTCATCCGGCAGCCACCTCCCCAGAAAGCGGCGCGCCCGGTGCCGACGCGACGGTGGCGCGCGCTCCGGTGGGCCCGCCACCTGCGAGCCTAGGCCCGGTGACGGCTGGTCCGGACCGTGCCGACGGGCGGTCCGACAGGCCCGGCGGACATTTGATCGCGTCGATCAGGTTGATTGACGCCCGTCAGCGGCGACGGCTAGGTTTCTGGACCATCGTCCAGGCGGGAGCCGTCATTGGACGGCCCTGGGCTGCCACACGATGGAGGTTCCATGTCGACCCCGAAGAGATGGCATGTCGTCGCCGCCGCGGCTGCGGTGCTGGTCACCGGAAC
This window harbors:
- a CDS encoding AMP-binding protein, with amino-acid sequence MTDTPGDTTTYVDRALDLFAGFGDREALVGGGRRLTYTEAAALVRSMAATLARHGVRPGAAVLVTVANAVEGPLLQLALHLIGCRTMWVAPVTSRREVDEFVRLARPDALVYDARDPVGLGPDLAAALPGTPVCCLGAGGAGPDLTVLDEAAEPPAPGAAPESFLQTSGTTGSPKLVHHTESFYAQILTLAADFRAAGFPLLRHLSHSPMWLASGQITTLFNLFTGGVLFLRDDWDPVAFVDTVQRERINSTFVTPPMLYEVLDHPALVGADFSAMFMFNVGAGPAAPARLRQAIARFGPVLRIVYGLSEAVVITALPGLTDDPEHPDRLRSCGRPYGDVRIEIRDDDGTVLPTGRDGEVWVHTRLSFAGYHGQPELTAQTLVDGWVRTRDIGHLDDDGYLYLVDRAHDMIVTHRRNWAIFCRPIEDALAGHPQVRAAAVIGVPDETVGEVPYAYVVLAPGATVTPAELIDLVTAELNEMWAPAGVEVVDRLPVNRSVKVDKRALRERYAARRAAAVGA
- a CDS encoding MFS transporter, yielding MTPRRQLVVLVGADLISNLGTRISVVTIPWLVLVSTGSPTKMGLVAFAETLPYLLSSALGTPWADRFGLRRTSILCDAGSAVAMVVVALTPWLGFAPLVALVAVAGALRGIGDRVKHVMFRPVAEAAGVPLIRLTSAYDGLSRVVTLFGAALGGVLIAVFGVTEAILIDAATFAVCALLIGVLVRPASTPARPGPPENYLRALRGGFGYLGRDRPLLGMLVVVSALNMVANASVAVYIPVWVARELHGPSGLGLVLAAFSAGALLGNVAFTALGPRLPRRLTFLVGALVAGTPRLVALAISDDLPVVLVVTFLSGIGIAAVNPLLGVALYERVPAELQTRVIGIAGSLAFVGLPVGALLGGWSVDALDLTPALLLMAAFCLLVTASPLLARTTTPSLPTPAVTP